In the genome of Plectropomus leopardus isolate mb chromosome 19, YSFRI_Pleo_2.0, whole genome shotgun sequence, the window GTACCAGTGAGTCCGTGACAACATTAATGCAGTCAAACGCAGATTTCAATAGGTGTAGCCACCAGCATGCGACCACCAGGTGAACTGTTTTCCCGTGGCATTCGATCGTAGCTGTTGGTGGACGACACAGAGCTGTTAGTGGAGACGGACACAAAATGGTGGCCGCCGCCCGGTTCCATCATCCCGCCCTTCGCGCCACCACCGCTCGCCCTCTCCACTGCCCCAGGAGACATGGGAGAGAGAGGCGACAGTGGGGAGAGAGTCTGTTGCTTCATCCTCTCCACAAGGAGTTCCTCGTCTTCCTCCCCGGACGAAGATGAAGAGATAACACCGTCCACCTCTCccctcacccctcctcctcctgctcctcctcctcctcctccaccgaCAACCCTCTCTCCACCACCTCCACTGTTGCCATTgcaatttttgttgttgttctctgCGTCCAGCATCCAAGAATGGCTGAAATAGCCAAAGACCTCTTTGACGGAGCAGCGGCGGTCCTGTTCCACAGAGAGCAGCCGGCGGAACATGCGGAGGGCCTGCTCAGTGAAGCGCCTCCACTGGGACGGCACCGTgttcgtcctcctcctctgccagcGGATGAACTCCTGGTAGAAGGAGTCAGAAGGCAGTGCCTTCTCCCAGGGGAAGTTGCCAGTCAGCATGCAGAAGAGAAGCACACCGAAGGCCCAAACGTCAGTGCTGTAGTCCACAGAGAAACCCTCGTGGCGGGACACGTCACAAAGCTCTGGGGCTGTGTAGGGGATGGTGCCACTCACCTGGAGGGGAAACTCAACAGGTCAACACCATGGTTGAAACAAGACAGAATTAAGCTGCTTGTCcattaaaaagctttttgtatagcacctttgaAACACCAATGAACGGGCACCTAGACCCTAGATCTGTTTAGCgtttccactgcagacagtGCTCTTAGGGCCTGTGTCGACGTAGCGTTTTTTCTCAGCGccagtgtctttttttcaaattgttccCAATGAGGAACGGGTGACGTCTGCATGCAGCCGCCTGGAGAAAAGCCTGTCAATAAAAGTGCCACgctctgcatcttttttttgaGATCTCCACCTTTTTGGTGCGATCGCTCCGAGCTCCTCTGGTTGCCCATTTGTGGGTGAAGATTGCCTGGCGGACACTTGATGTTGCTGATGTGCGTTGTCCTTTTATCAACTTTCCGTATTGAGCTTGTTGTTTACTGTGTCGTCAGCCCTCTTAATGAGGCGGCACATTAGCTTACTTGCTAATGTTAATGTTTGGTTGTAGTTGTCATAGTAACAAAACCAACATGCAggacatcattaaaaaaagctctGGGAgcagttcttttcttttcttttttttttttgaagtgctgGATTAACGCTCCCCAGCGTTCTGCCAATGCttttctgctgaagaaaaacacCATGTGGACACAGGCCCTTACATGTAGGCGGGGTTGTTGTCACTCACTGCTCCGTCCAGCAGCACTCTCAGCATTTCATGTTCACCAGTGATACAGAGTGAAGTCTGCATCCCGTATATCGTCCATAGAATGGGCTGCACGCTGACATTTTCAAGAACAGGCTAGAGTGAGAGTCTCTCtctatgtgacatttttaaaaagcggGTTTGTGCATTAACTCCTTGCAGGCAAGAGCAGAGTGCACTAGAATAATGGACGCTCCgccaagtatttttttttctccaagtgagGATTAGCATATATACAGTTCACATAATCCAGTTGcaattaatatacatttttaaacgcTTAAAGTGTTAAACTCATTACTAAAAGTATATGTCATCCAAGAGAGaccataaaaacaaatggaaaggTCAAAGTTGTCATCTTGAAATTTAAGGTGTTAGAATGGATTCCTGTTGTCAACTTATGCATTGTGTAACATGACAGGTAAACATACAGCCTTAAAAGTTGCCCGAACAGTTGGCAcagtgaattaaattattttctctcagtCTTCAGCTGCTGCTAAAGGCTGCAAAACAGTCTTTTATCTCGTAGTTACAGTTAACTAATGCGTGAAAAATTTGTCACAGTATGTACATTCATTAAACTAGCAGATCGCtgattctctactgaccaatCAATGGACTGCTGCatttctagctccaccttttagtaccgCATCTGTGTGCTAAATAGGGACGTTTCAAAAGGTACCAAGGATACCATTCATACCTTTTCacagtggaaacacaaaaaaatgcataacgAACTGAACCAACCAGCTGGTGGAAACGCACCATTATAGGTCATAGAGAAAGATGTTACTCACTCTTTTCACAGGGGAGCCAGCTCGGCGGGTCATGCCGAAATCCGACAGCTTGACCTTGCGGCACTCCCGGTCAAAGATCAGGATATTTTCAGGCTTGATATCCCTGTGGACCAGCTTCTTACAGTGCAGGTAATCCAAGGCAATGGCTACTTGGTGCACACAGCGCTTTGCAACTGCCTCAGGAAGACCAACCTGAAGGAACAGACCGAGGGAGATCAGACAGTAGcataaaaaccaataaaacaatacatcatTGTATTGACAGCTTTCTTCACTGATTTAACACACTTAACTTCTTAAAAAACTTGTCAGGATGAATATTTTTGTTAACTGTTGAACCCtgaaaaatctgtttgatttctctttaaaggggggaaaggcaatgagcaactaggcaaaaaatgtctcgaaatgtgcaataaattagtaaaaggtgacaagaaagctaccagaaaattagtttttaaaaataacaaattaattaattacattcaTAACAATTATGTATTTagaatgatgttacagaaattaaattttaataatttaattttcagcactttcttgggtaatttacttgtatttttttggcttgtttgtttattttattttatttttgtgcttattttctttctcaattttattggtctttttttttttactaatttcttgctactttttttggccatgttgtgttaagttgcttattgtctcCCTATCTCTTTGAAAGttatcaaaccattttgctcaggtttcacagggttaaagtCCAAAAGCAACAATGCAAAGAAGCAATAACTAGAATAAAAAATCACGACGACTACCTGTGGAGGAATGATATCAAAGAGGTCTCCTGCCAGAGCATACTCTTGGGCGAACACATAGTAGTCGTCTGTCTCGAAGGCGATGCCGAACATGTTAATGATGAAAGGGCATGGAGACAGGTAGAGTGAAATGCTATATTCCCGCAAGAATGACTTCAGCTTGGTTGTCTTCTTCTTCAGGAACTTCAGTGCCATTTTTGTACCTTATATGTTGAAATGGAGGAAGATTAAGCACACAGACAtttgtgggtttgttttttgcttatttaaagCAGCAGGTTATTGGTTATGTGTATTGATGTGAATGCGTCCTTCACCTCTGATCTTATGGATGACCAGGTCCACCTTGCCGTAGGTGCCCTTGCCCAGCTCCCTGATCACCTCATAATATTTGTTGACTTCCACTCTCTCCAGATTCTGGGCTGcgatcagctgcagctcatccagGATGTCCACGTTGGCTCGAGACACTAGCGGAGAGGAACTCATGCTGCGGACTGTTTTTGGGGATGGACCAGGAGAAAGAACTGGGGAAAAGATGCTCAGGTgggacagagcagcagcagctaacagcTGGCGTCACTGTGAAGGAACAAGAGAGGacacacagtttttatttgGCATCTAAGGATAATTTTTAttcttatctattttttaaattattgttaataaatGACTTTACAGTTCATAGAAATTGCAGTATTGTTTTGGAACTGCAATAGATAAGATTATTTTACAACAGGTTAAAGatttttatcatcatcttcatcctctGGTAGGCTTATTTAGTGTATATCCAACGAACTTACAACTATAGATGccagaaaatgtttgcaaatgtgAGATTTTTATTCATCACAAAATTACTCactaaaattagaaataatCCCCATTATAATTATTTGCAAGTGGATCACAAAGGTTgcaaaaaccacaaataaaaagctaataaataactaaatacagTTACAttcattgatttaattttaaattttataatatgtaaaaatcattttcacatttatcatATGAAGTGTAAGAAAGCCACAACAAATTTTTACTTCAAAATAGTTTTCCATGTGTAAAATCAcatatcaaatatattttatatctcATTCCCATTGAGGTGTATGTGGTTTACTGGTCATTTTGCATCCAAAAACGACTAAATAcaataattgttattaaaaaataaataaaacaagatatgAGATTTGTTCGAGAAGTTGGCTGTGTCATGCGTGGCCTTGTCAGTTACAATCATTTTTTGGAAAGGAAGCAGCTACATTACATCCccctttttatttgataaaaaggGATGGACACagatcaaacaaacaatttacACATCTGGGTTGTAAATAGGAGAGCGTGTTTGTGATATTACTGTTGGTTTTCAAGGTCGAAGATAGACAACACGTCTTCACTGCTGAAGCTCGAAGTCTGCTGCTCTGATCTGCAGTGTGATAGTCACTGAAAATGCTAATTATCCGCAGTGAAGGCTTAAGTAATTCCAAATGCTATTTGCCAAGGGGAATGCCAGAGCAGAGTTgtgtcacacatgcacacaaacacacacacacacgcacacagagtcAAACAGTCCTTTTTAGCAAATCCATTCCTTGCTGCAGTGTGATTATTTTTAGtgattgctttcttttttttgtctgaggcGCCTGCCAAGTCCTGAACCTCACCGATGCTTGCACATGTGTAACAAATGGAgtttgcacacacatatacgtatccataaacacacacacacacacacacacacacacacacacacacacacacacacacacactcgttaCATAACCCGACTCCATCCCTGAGCAGACACTTAGATTTCTGTCATCGCTTATTCTGACAAACCAGCAGCTCTTGGACTGCTGTCATTTTTACAGCACCTACTTTATGATCAACACATATCAATCATACAGAAATAACATTCATCTGATAATCTTCCCAAATCCTTCAAAGGGCGAACTCTCTTCCACCATCTAGGTGCAGaaaataacattgttttatGGGCAGAGCAGCTGTCATTACCTGCTTAATCACATATTAAGTCACCAGCTATGTGACAGAACAACACGCTAGACCTCCACAGGCCTGTGTTCCTCTGTGGGAGTGTAATCTCTTTTGTGTGAAGTGGACAGGAAGAGTAGTTGACACCAGCAGGTGAAGGGGGATGAGTCAGTTTGGGTGATAAATGGCAGTGCAGAGAGGATGTACTGTACCTCTCTCcctctattaaaaaaaaaaaagctctcagGCACATGCaaaaattctctctctctctcacacacacacacacacagacagaagggAGTTGTAAACAGAGAAGGCCATTTGTTTCTGCCCAGGACCAGAAGTGCTTATCGTGGCACTGCAggatgtgtgactgtgtgtgtgtgtgtgtgtgtgtgtgtgtgtgctggttctgtaaaataaaacaagtgtaTAATTATCCTTATATCTTGTCTGATTTCAGAATCGTGTTTCTACATCATTACTATAACTTCGACATCAACTTATCGTCCAGGGGAATGTGAAACCTCAGAGTAAATATTTACTTGGTTGCTGTTTTCCTTTGAATTTCTCTATCTgcattttgatttcatttgcatttacttttatgtgcagtattttacattatttattttactggcTTGTTCAGTTTTGATACTCATACACATaagtgtgcatgtttttattttaatatagtggccttttatactttatacactattttatacagattttcAGGGCTATGTGATGAGTCATTACCATGCATTGTGTTAACTGTCTAGTAGCTTGTCACAACAATTGAATTACTTAGTTTAAAGTTTAGGTTACCTTGCataacacaaacatatatatatatatatcatgccTTGAGTGGGCATGTTCAGGGGCACACATGGTCATACTACATCTGTGGAATATCATGTGAATGTCATTGTAAATGCCATAAACTGGAATTATACTACACATCAAGGGGTATAGCGAACACTAACAATACAGCCTTCACATGTAACCACTGTAGCTACATCGTAGCTGACATACGTCTCCTTAAAATTGCTAAATGTAGCTAAAAGGTATCAAAGACATTGCAAGAATTGTGAATGATCTGCCTGTGGGCTCCTACAAGTCTCTGGTGCTGCTAGGATTAGatattaacagatttttttccctaatttttagCACAAATCTCTATTTGCTGTGATTGGTGCTCCCTTTGattaagtgaataaaaaaataataactctgGCGAATAATTATATCAATACTCTCCTATTCAGAAGCTACAGGTTGGACAAGGCAGACaaagtgtcataaaaatgtaactttgcATTGGATAACTGTATAAACAAAGCATGATAATATATAACAtatcaaaacaaagttacaaaaaaatattactacACCAGAGCAAAGGACATGATTGGGTATACATCTGCCACACCTGGACTCATGTAGTCAGTATGTTGACATGACGTAAGAAGAagttaaattattaaaactggactttgaaaatacatgttaacatgttagttCCAATGAAAATGTACCAAGTTAAATTTCTcaaagtcggactaacacacctcGGTAATTATGTTGGGAATCCAGctaatattttatgtatatgCTTCGATCAGACTTGAAGCGGCCGAGGCATACTGCGCACGCTCCATAGTCCTCGCACCAGGCGTTGACCCGAAAGTCGAAAAGCATTCATTTGTAGAAGAAATtcgggaaaaacaaaagaagaagaaggtacCAAGTAAAGTGTAGAGTAAGTACGAAATGTGCAGTTGAAAACTTATCTATGTTATCATCGTTCAAGATGCAAACCATTTGTTGCtcgctaacttgtttggtatgtgacgtaAATGGTCAACCAAAAAAAGGCCCAATCGCAACCCACTGTGGACATACtttcatcaataaatcaacTCTCCCCCGGTGATTATATACTAGGGCAAGGACattagtccaattaaatggcctaattgagCTACAACCGTAGCTCGAAtttactgtgcatgtaaacgtacatCCCCAGTTCACTGCTATATGTCTGAGGTGGCGACACCACCCATGTTCGGGAGAGCGACCATACAACCAATAAGCTGAGctcaaaatatgtttaaaaaacaaacgatCCTGCATGCCACAACTGGTGCAgaatatttttgtgcatttttcagTTATATAAACATCTTAAGCAGGAGAGACaacattgacaataaaaatccacatttcatatttgctgaaaatcTGTGATGAGTTCTGTAAACTACAAtattatttaggaaatgtttcATCATTAAAGGGGCTCTTGGTGAAACTCAGGTCATGTGAGTTTTATGGACAGCGTTAAACAATGGGACAGTGCTGACAGAACTAGTGGGGGAAACTAGAGGGCGAGTACTACGTCTCTGCAATGTCGCCGTTCCCATATCAGTGGTAACCATAGTAGGAGCACAGTGCAAAGCGCTGGCAAAGAGCTTGCCagtggtacacacacacacacacacacatacacaagcttAGATTACGAAACACACTGAGGGaacatgacttcattctctgcttaGTACGCCATTAATCCATTATATCTTTATATAGCATAAAATAGTTTGCTGATATagtaatgctctgaatgttgcacacAGAACCTGTTACTGTTGAGCATGCAGAGCAGGTTTACAGGTTTACGTTATATGATGGTACAAGGAAGTGCGACCCActacagaggacagaggacttTGTGCTGAGGTGGAGGGAAGACAAGTAGTGGTAGCGACAGCCAAGAGGAGAAAGCATCCGTAGCCACAGGACCAAAGGCAACTATGCTgatggttgtgtgtgtatgtctaaaAAAGACACATAGGCGCCCTCGCTTTACCTAAGCCTCCTCTTATGCCTTCAGCTCTGATGAACTTCCATGTGTGTGGCAGCCTGTGCGAGTGTATTTGTGATTGCCACACAGAGAGCTGCACCTGTATTTTTACAGAGGCAGCATTATAGCCGAATGACTCATCAGGTCAGAACAAATGTTGACTCTCCATGTTGAGAGGAAGTCTGTTGTCTCAGCATGAGCTGTGATGGTGTAGCATCAATATGTCTATTCACGAGTGTTGCCATTTCTCTCATCACAATTTGAAATGAATACTTCAACAAAAAAGTCCCACTTCAGCTGCAGCCATCTtggttgttttcaaaaatgcctAAACAGCACTCTAATTCACTAAACTAGGTTTAGGCTCACTGAAGTGTCCCCGGCACAAGAGTGCACAAACCAAAAATGATATCATAACATACTTTGCATAAAGAGGCTCCACACTGTTGTAAAGTTGTCAGTTGTCGTCTGAAACACGACTTACATTAGCCCTCCAGACTGGATGGAAATCTATGTGAGCAGGAGGGGGACCAGATACATCTGCCtgggaaaataaaacatgaacttGCTGATTTGACTGGTTTCCAGCAAAAAAGTTTGattctaaaagaaaaacatctttaaaaaaaatacactcccCCGACCCTAtgcaaaacaaagcattttgcCAAAAGTAACTACAAACTACTGAAACTCCcaaacaaaagcagacacaCGAAGAATGTATGCATGCCCAATGGCCCTATAGTTAGAGTCCCCAGGGAAGCCTTCCCAAAACCAACCATGAGGACAATTTCATTCACAAATTTGGACTAGTATTAAAATCCACTTTTCATAAGCAAGCTGGCAGAATAAATTAAGACCAAACAGTCACAAACACTGGCACTGGACTGTAAATAACAGTTAAAGGCAGCAAAGAAAGACTCCCCCAAAACACAAATCATTGATTTACAAATAAATGGATATTTGACGTTATGTTGTtgcaataataaataagtaaataaataaaaagtggcCAGGTAGTTGGTCCTGTCGTACAATTATAGGGCAGTACACAAAAactcatttcacaaaataaaaaaaataaggtggCAGCTGGCTGAGGAAGCTAAAGTTTCTGGTACATACTCAGTAATAATCAGCAATAACCCTGACCCATTCTAccacaaaattatatatatatatatattagcaaaacatcaacaaatataaataaataatatagttaattattattataattatcctGACTTACTATTATTAATGTTTacttatttctctctctttataatttccatatttttatattaattttcaaggcgtttttcttttcaccttttagtaatttcttgcaatttgttagacatgtcttgccaagttgcttgttgccttttcagccatgttttcaaaagaaatcaaatcaattagctcaggttttgCAAGGCTTAAATGCTTGTCAAAGGAATCCGAGCGCattacaagaaaagtgatgtcattccaggttttaAGGATTAAAATAGACACTGtacacattatatattataacaAAATCAAAGCACACTCTATATTGTCATATCCATACAGTGGATTTGTTACAGAATGATAAATCATGGCCCCTATCCACCTCAAAGCAATCATTCTATATTTATTCCAGTACCACAAATCCagtcctcccctcctctctgcctcctctctcaaTACTGACACTCCATGTCACCATGTTTAACACTCTGTGGAAACAGAGCAGCGACCAGAGGCAGCAGCTGACTAAATCCCAGGCTGCTTATGCAACCAGCGAGCAGAACTGATCGGCCGAGCACCGTCAGTGAGCCAAGGCAATGAACACAGCCATAACCTTCGATTTTCCTGAAACACGAGCCGTAAACACATCCCTGCTTCCCGTGAAGAGTAACTgagcacaaataataataaaaaaataacccgTTCAATTTAATATCTTATAATAGGATTTTGcgtctgtttaaaaaaagacggTATTACCACGGCCgtatttcaaaataacacaataacattCTATTCAGGGTTGTCCATTAAGTTATCATTTAGgcctttaaatatatttattaagcTTTAATCTGACAGGGAGAAAAACACAAGGGCCAGCAAGTGAAGAtgaaaaataagacattttgattaaagataaagaaatatgATCGTGAGCTCAGAATCTGATCCAATAATAATGTGGTTGATGATTTGTACTTGAACAGGCAAGGAGgttaaaaatcagtatttttaatCCTTAGACATCTATTTGGACCTCTCAACAGCACAAAGTGGCTTTATTTCACTACTTCaatgaatttaaatttaaagacacTCACTAAAATGCTGCTAAAACATGTTCCAACTATACAccgattatttaaaaaactcactTTCAAACTACATTCTACAGCTGCGTCACAATCCTGCTCAccccaaaaatattcacatatgaTATCCAATATAAAAATCATGTAACGTCAGTGCAATAACATCATGAGTGATAGAGAGAATTATTCACTGATCGTGCATATCTAAAGCTTCATACGATATTCATATATGTACTATTTAAAATGAGATCTTACATTATGTGCAATAAATATTTTAGTGGAACTGCTCTGACAAACTGACAGTTGTCTTGTGTGCACAGAGTCACagtgttacaaaaacaaaaaagaatttcCAACCAACTGggttatatttaaatgtaaggACAAAAATCTcctcaaccctttgaaacctcagcaaattggcttgacttgtttcaaaacatgggaagaggccaataaaataacaagaaattttaaaaaagtaaaagaaagctaactgaaaattagctataaaaagagtaaaacaacaagaaaataatctggaaAAGGTACTTGAAAATGATAAGAATTCTGCAATATAATCTTAAACAGGCCTAtgtgattatgataattataaacagTATTTCCTTAGTTCTTAAAAACATTCCTTAGAGATTCCTGACAGCTACAAAGCACTCCCACGCTCACTTTGGCCTGTCAGATCATATCTCTCTGCTCATTCTGCCAGGTTAAAAAAGAATGGTTATACGCACATTGTGTAGGTGCAAAGCTTTTGAAAAACTTGAATAAAGAAGaaggtaacgcctgcacacttactccatgccacacaaatTTATTCAAGACAACGTTTC includes:
- the LOC121959379 gene encoding serine/threonine-protein kinase SBK1-like, with the translated sequence MSSSPLVSRANVDILDELQLIAAQNLERVEVNKYYEVIRELGKGTYGKVDLVIHKIRGTKMALKFLKKKTTKLKSFLREYSISLYLSPCPFIINMFGIAFETDDYYVFAQEYALAGDLFDIIPPQVGLPEAVAKRCVHQVAIALDYLHCKKLVHRDIKPENILIFDRECRKVKLSDFGMTRRAGSPVKRVSGTIPYTAPELCDVSRHEGFSVDYSTDVWAFGVLLFCMLTGNFPWEKALPSDSFYQEFIRWQRRRTNTVPSQWRRFTEQALRMFRRLLSVEQDRRCSVKEVFGYFSHSWMLDAENNNKNCNGNSGGGGERVVGGGGGGGAGGGGVRGEVDGVISSSSSGEEDEELLVERMKQQTLSPLSPLSPMSPGAVERASGGGAKGGMMEPGGGHHFVSVSTNSSVSSTNSYDRMPRENSSPGGRMLVATPIEICV